From the genome of Primulina huaijiensis isolate GDHJ02 chromosome 11, ASM1229523v2, whole genome shotgun sequence:
GGAGAACGCCATGCATGCACGAATGTGTGTGAGAAAAAATATAATCGTATGTGATAGATACACATATCTCATGTCAATATATATAGAAATACAAGGGGTTCCAACTCCTAATAGGAAAGGAAATTTTACGATTTTTCCATAATTATCCATTTGATTCCTATTTGGAATGAAAAACAACTCGTTTAATCATATGAAATCTACTTGAAATATCTGAGAAGATAAAAAGTTtcctttttaaaatattttgggggatttttaaaagatattatCGGGTGAATTTTTAAATGACGTTTTGGAGTTAGAAACACAAAATTAgatgtattttcttttaaataacaaatataaaatttcgATATAACTTTTCATGATACTTATTGTAGGGAAATTTTGTATGATCTAAAAAATCTAATATCTTTGCAAAATAATTGGGAAAATAACtataatatttcattatttttaattaaatatttttaaataatctaaTAATCATGGGtgacaataaattttaaaattttgaaatatttaaaatcaattattttcttattcatttgtttattaaatttgaaacaagaaatcagatatatatatttttttaaaaaaaatagaatcagGCCGAGCCCGATTAAATTGAGCCCAAAGTGTATAGGCCCAATTCCTGAACATATCAGAATTGCAGATTTAATGAAGTTAGAATTGAGTTACGAGATTCTGCCTCCGTTCTCTGCTCGCCCCAACAAAACCCCTAGGGTTTTGGTTCTCCATTTTTTCTCTGCCTTCAAACGGTTTTCCTTTCGATACGCTCGGCTGAAGATTTACGGCCAgccaatattattttatataaacagGAAGTTTGGTTTTGGGGTGGCAGTTGGCAGTGTAACAGAACTTGCAGAGGTTGGTCATGGATTCTGGACGGAAAAGAGGCAGACAAGACGCCGGATTTTCCGGGAATGGTGGTTTTAAGCGGGCCAAGGAAGGTTAGAGTTTGATCTTCGTCTCACTTTTAGATATCTTTGCTTCTTTATGTTTCTATTGATTTAGAATTTTCGATTTTGGTGTACGATGGTACTTTTGAGATTATTTTTAGCTTCGAGATTGCAGTACATACTAAAATTCAGTAGTTTGGCTCTTCTTGATTAGCTTATCCGGGATgttaaaatttatgatatttatgtTGGGGTGTCTGGATCTGGATATTTTAATAGGTTATGGAATTTGGAAGTCATTGAAATATTGAACTGAATTAAGGAAATTAATTTTCTCGTACAGAAATGGACTCCTATACTGGTGTAGGAAGCAAATCAAAGCCATGCACGAAGTTTTTCAGGTTCTAATCTtaatccattaaaaaataagCACTCTATTCTGAAATTATTAATGAAGTCTGGCAAATGGTGTGTTTCGCAAATTCAGACAAGATCGAATTTATTCAGGCTTGAACCTTAACCCTCAAAGTTGTGCTGTTATTTATACCTCCTAGATTGTTAATGGAAGAAATTTTATGCGGTCAAGTATGTTTTTATGTTGTGATATATAATAATGTAAAACCCATCTCTCCTCTGTTATACTAGTGAGGACAATTTTaggtttttgtttatttttgccCTTGGGaggaattttaaatgtttttttgccTTTAATTCTATTTTTTAGGAGTTCTTTGTCTCAAATATCAATGGAAAGGATAATCATTATCCCACATTTATCTTAGCTATTCTCTTATGGTTCCTGTAACCAGTTATTCTGTACTTTTGTTGACCCGAGATTTCGatttacgattatttttatGCTTAATGTTTACACCATGCTCTTGTCATCCCTCTCTCTCTCCACCCACCCCCCACCCccccaccaaaaaaaaaaaattccatcggttgtattaaattatttagTTGGCTTTGAAAGCTCCTTGAGATGCTGCAATTTCAAAATTGGTGAAGTGAAATCAACCATTACTTTTGGTATGaattgaatatataaatataagaaattcaaaatattttttccctgCGTCAAAACTGAATGCTCTTGCTGACatccaaaaacaaaagaaaagtacACCCATCAAACCCTTTCCTTTCATGTGCATATGCCAATTTTATAAACATCTGAAGAATACTAAATTTCTCGGTGTTCTGGTTGACCAATGATGTTTTCGGTAAGCATATGATTGAAAAGTACCGTGCTGCGTATGTATTCCTGTGGTATCCTTTTCTCTTCCAATTATTATCCCACTCTGTTTGTGGGATAATATAAAGCTTAGATTGCTGCTGTGATGCAAACTTTCTGTATCTTTTTTCTAACTGTTTGGCTTTATTTCTCATGATGCAGTACGTCAGGGTGTGCTTTCGGCGATTCTTGCCACTTCCTTCATTATATTCCTGGTTATAATGCACATACCCAGCTAGCAAACATGGGTGGCCATAATGCTGTTCCTGGGAGAAACGTAGAATTCCCTGATGGTCCTGCCCCAACCATGAGAACAAAGATGTGCAACAGGATTAACACTCCCGAAGGATGTAGGTTTGGTGACAAATGCCACTTTGCACACAGCGAGATGGAGCTTGGAAAGTCTCCTGCTCCAGGTTATGAAGATCCACGCAGTTTGGGACCAATGGGTGGGTCATCTCGATGGCGTGAATCGTTGCCACATGGCATGTCCGTAGGAAGCTTTGGTGCATCAGCAACAGCAAAGATTAGCATAAACTCCTCTTTAGCTGGACCTATTATTGGGAAGCATGGTGCAAACTCAAAGCAGATTTGTCGACAAACTGGAGTTAAGCTTTCTATAAGGGACCATGAAACTGATCCAAATCAGAGAAACATCGAGCTTGAAGGCACATTTGATCAGATCAAAGAAGCTAGTGCTATGGTACAACAGCTTATCAGGAGTATTGGTGCTTCAACTGGCCGCCCAGAAAAGCCCGTGAGTTCATTTGGTCGAGGTGGCCAACAGAATCATTATAAGAAAAGGATGTGTGAAAATTTTCCTAATGGATTGTGCGCTTACGGAGAAAAGTGTCATTTCGCCCATTCTGCCAGTGAATTGAGGTTGGCGGATTGAGCAGATTGTGACTTGAACATCACTAATGTTCATAGCGGGGTCATACTTTTGGGAACAAATGCAGGAAATTGATCCTCTTCGATGCTAGCTCCCACACCCGAAATGGGACAAACAACTGCTCATGAGCTTGGGAACCCAGGATGAGTTTTAAGTGTAGAATCTCAGACTCGGAAGCTCCTAGTTTTAAGAGTTGCAATTATTTGAGTGTAGTGTACTGGGTATATGCATGAGACTGCCTGATTTAAGCTTGCAACTCTAGACTggtttataatgtatttaagatatttaagtGTAGTTTACTGAGTTTATACATGAGACTGCTTGATTTAAGCTTGCAACTCTAGACTggtttataatgtatttaagaTGATGTAGTCTACCTCTAGTCAAAATCATTTTGTTATTCATTTGGTTGAAGCTTCAAATAagtattttatatgattttagaGCAATTATGCCAAACTCAAACTTAAGATGCTTTCTCGTTGGAGTTGGACTCGAGCCTAAATCATGCAATTTCTTGAGTTTTAGGCTAAAACTGGGACGTGCTTGGATGAGTTGAACCATCAAAATTATGATCCTTTTTGTGTACTCAatgaagtttaatttttttttttaaaaaaaagggagAAGATAGCCGATAAAAGTTGCGTCTAGCTACATACtggggtattttattttttaatactggtcaattttttttttattttatgaaatacaCTCAAAgaagtcattttcttaaaaaaagaggTTACcgatgttatttaattaattttcccaCTATACGATATGCTGGATCATCAATTAATATGAACTAGTGTATGttatacttttatttttccTCAAATTAACTAAAATTCCTGcatctctttttttcttcttcttaatTTTGTATAAGACTTGAAATATCATGTTGCAAAAGATTTCATTCCGTTAATTTGGCCCCCGAAGAATTATTTTAGTTTGTAGTATCAATATCATAAGGTATAACTATAATATGCTTATCTTAATTAGCTTGGGGTGTACTTAAATTgagatatttgaaaatattaatttcaaattcatgatcTCAAATGCATATGAttgtttaaataagttatttgaggtgaatttcaaatccacctATTAATATagttaaatattataataactaATTGTTAAACCCCTTCATCCAAATCAAATGCCTACCTCTAAATTCAAccataaataaaagataaatctttGACATAAGAGAGGTGAGTGACGATAAGAGAAGCCGGAGATAGATGAATTATCACAATCAATTAATTTATTACCTTTTATAATCCTAACAATGTTTTAACCACGTTTATCATCCACTAAATAAGAGATTTTCtcattcaaaagaaaaaaaagaagaagaagagattttCTACCATTTTAAAAATGCAAAATAAACAAAAGGAGAGAGAGTCTACCAGTTATGCACACAACCATACCAACGGAAAAGgccaaaaaaagaaaactcagCCTGAATTTCATTAAAGCAGACGACAAATTTCGAATCTCAACCCCAATAACTACCTACctattttttaaattgtaaTTCTACAATAAAACGAGGAAACAGAGTGCCAGGAAAGGACGAGACCGAGGCATTAATCTTGATCCATTTGGAACTTCCAAATACACAGTAAGTGTTATAGTAAGTGCTCGTCAAACCAACTTGTAGCTTGGACTTTTATTGATTCTAatataaaacaatctttattttaataatattttacgacttcattcgattatggcattatactttatctatatacctatacaaactgcatagataaaatccttgaatatacaataggtaccatgaggtctgcgtcgcaacgtaagatcatgaaactcattaggaagtgtactgtatattctaaacatgttcctagtcgaatcatcTGCCTAatacaaggataaaggtcgctcgaacacgagactagcatctgtgatgtaaacgccatgttttattgacaagggcatggagatgttcATTCACACGatgagtgatcatatgatgatacactaaacaaccctccctcggattatccaagtggttctcacttatcaagtggaatagtccgcagttatggttgtacactattTGTCCTTTGACTCGTAATCATGTATgagctatacgtactagcatatactttgatccgtttaccaaCTCCAtcgagagtcatcaggtggcaaggttgggtgtagtttcgaaatacgtaggagaaaatgcattgtagtcggggattcaccgttcgcctacaGGTGAAGATATTCTATGTGATATGATGAATTAATAATGAAATGAGTCTctgccagagcaagaaatgtgctttagaaaaatgtattttcctatttgcacataccatgccactattagtactcaaagataaatcgcatcattatcaaattcatatgcaactctcgatatacaaatggttgcatattcgatcgggatatatgtatTTAAGGGACTGTACTGTATACTAACCATGAttaaaggttcttgcagacactattaATCTTACAttggggatcatggggcgatgctactagacgctcttacattgatccgatgggtgcaatcagaaatgagatctgacattcttgatcaaggaattgatgaaaagaattgagttaactagggtaaactcaaataagaataaatgttactctgaatcacatggagatgtgaacccacgactagctgtatctctgaactattgaaggtcacacaagtatcagatttgtgttctcgttgagaAAGTAAAAGTTCAAGAAGTTGAAATTTGGCAAATATAGTATAATGGAGATAAAACATGAAgattataaaagagtttatgagctgattccataggatgaaAGTAATGaaagttagcatgattgctaaataaagaaggagagtggaactgcctgttttgtgaaggagttcactaaaactggcagctCCTTCAAAAAACAGGAAGTTGCTGActttcaaaattttcgattttcattatatgaacatgagttgtatccttggtacatcggcgctctcggatcgtcgatcggtgTTATAATGAGCTCGGAATCATTAATTTagttaatttgaaatttactaattaaatgttgGTGCTAGTAGTGGAGACTACTAACATATACAAATTCTCTTAAATATTatagaggagtctagaattaaattaaccagagagttaatttataaattaaataatggttatttaatttgatgtacatatacatatatatattttatatgatgatataaaatatgtgtatatgatattattatatcatgtattattaaaagttaataaatacattatatattaattatatgagagttttaatataatgatatatataGAGTCTTTGTGGGAGAGAGACTCCTAATCCACTCTATATATACACCACTAGAACTCATAATACATATCACAAGTTTTTGCACAAAAAAAACTCACAACAAAATCTCTCCTCCCTTGAATAAAAGTCACGGCCACTTCATGAAAGTTGTGGGAATAAATTTTGGCCAGAAACAAATTGGATTTGCTTAATTAATGATTaggaataaataattatttttattgattgattaagaatcaattagCACAAACTCCATGATTATGAATCATGGAACACACGGCCATTCCAAAAGATTTTGGGGAAAAATAATTCGGCCACTTTGTGTTCTTCCATATTGCATCGTCATCGCTACACCGTCTccagattttggaaattcggaggctATAGTATCAATGCACAAATCGCttgcgatttctagtgcaatccaagcgaggaacaaaatttttgatcgtggacctaattagacgATCAAGCTTGAAGAgtcgttcgtagggatttacaaaaaagagctatctccgcttaAAGActggaatagtttggagtccagtgTTTAATACGCAAAGGTATAactctaaacaccctatgtatggttttaaacacacgacACCCAAGCAACGTGTTGAATGTCGAGAcgcaaattttttaaaacttccgctacgtcttgggtgcgagaacacGATGTCCCAACAATAAGTTCATAATATCAAAGAAAGTAACATATAGGATGCGCGTCCCTGCACACTGAGCCATATATAACAATGTGTCAAAGGCCAAAAAATTCCATGCTTCAACAGaattcaaataagatatataatCCATAATGTTACACGACTTCCTACGATTTCTTCCATTTTCTTCACAGTTTTACCCAGCTCCTATGTGTATCGTTTTAAGTGTTTTATTGTGTCATTTTGAGTTTCATTCGTCTatgttaaattgtttttttttatcaaatattcTGCATGGTAATTGTTCATCATCTTTTTGagttcatattttcgtcgaaaatcaAATACCGTTCaaaaatacgactcgacgtataaaaacacctcaaaacacttcattttcaaaaattccatttaaaatataccatatattaagtgattaaaaataattatttaataaaaatatttttactcacaTGGTCtccggtctccattcctcgatcgtGTCTCAAATACTcgtaaaacacagttttatgcattctaacaaaaaaccctattttaaacatgtaatcatgcaaATCATAATTAATCAATGCAATTAAAACCATTTAGTTATTCGTTTCTCATTTTctttagatttgcatgcatttggattacgttatcttatttttggaccttacattacCCTTGCCCGATCGACCAAACAATCACAAAATTTCCTAGGATTTGATCGGCTCCCCCATGGCTCGATCCAAACCCAACTCCAGCACCTAGACGTCCTCGATCTGAACGTGCACATCCCATCCAAGCCTTAACCTAGCAGCCCCTTACATGCAAAAATAAAACGTGAGATTTTCGTGCAAAAGGTATACAAAGCCAACACAACATGATAGATCGAATGTTTCTCACGCAAAAACATACAAACCTTCATATattgatgtgaatgatgagaaaaacgagGTATAGGGTGTGGCTTTGCGTTTTTACGCGCGAAACCTTTGAGATAATCACGTAGAACGTGCACTGGAGAGACGGAGAGGAATTCTTTTGAAAGATCTTGAGGAAAATTCGAGAGGAAAGCTGCTGAAAGTCAGGAAAATCTGCTGGAAACGGAGAGGAGGGGCGGCCGAATTGTTGGGGGTAGTTTTAGGGTTTGGGAGGGTAGGGttaatacataaaataaatgcATAATGGGTCCTAATTAAATTAATGAGGATAAGTAGGAGTCTAGgcccaaaatattttaaaataggcccattaaatccaaaaaaCCTCCCGTACAATaattcgtttaggtacgtttttgaaaatattgtccgaacCCTCAAAACATCCCCCGACttgctaaaatttgcgtactggtttaaaatatgacccgaAGAATAAAAAAACCCTATAAAGCCCATTTTCTAAAATCACCcttaattacaccatatattaaataattaaaaataattatttaataaaaataattttccttaatTATCCCCGTTCTCCATTCCTCTTTCGAGCGCGAAAAACTATTAAAAGTCCTGATACATGAAACCTTAACAACCATGAAACAAAACATCtatccatgcaataatcatgcatttaatgcagccaaaataattaaacacatattttagaaaaactctacattgcatgcagtcaggttacgtagttcgaattttctAGACCTTACGATTCCTCTCCCCTTAtgtagaatttcgtcctcgaaatttaaaacCTACTGAATAACTCatggtagcgactcctcatctcgatctcagtctcccaagtagcctcctcgtcggaatgattcagccacttgatcttgaccatctggatcaccttgttccggagccTCCTGTCCTGCCTATCCAATATCTGAGTAGGTCTTTCCTCGAAAGACAAGTTTGGAGTCGCTGCAATGGCTCATAATTCAGCACATGCaaagggttcgacatgtacttccacaACATCGAGACTTGGAACACGTTATGAACTCCTGTCAGATTCAGCGGCAATGCAACTCTGTAAGCTAATGTCCCCACTCTCTCTATGATCTCGAATGGTCCCAAGAATCTAGGACTGAGTTTGCCCTTCTTCtcaaatctcatcacacccttcatcggtgcgaccTTCTCGAACACATGATCGCCCATTGCAAACTCTAGATCCCTGCACCGCTGAtctgcataacttttctgtTGGATCTGAGCGGTCTTGCGTACAAACATAATCTCGGTGTACAATCATAAGCTTgggtatatttatttttcttctctATGTCTCGATTATTAAAATAGTTTACCCctataaatttttctttaaataaggTGTCCTTTCTCTCAGCTATCTCA
Proteins encoded in this window:
- the LOC140987166 gene encoding zinc finger CCCH domain-containing protein 14-like, with product MDSGRKRGRQDAGFSGNGGFKRAKEEMDSYTGVGSKSKPCTKFFSTSGCAFGDSCHFLHYIPGYNAHTQLANMGGHNAVPGRNVEFPDGPAPTMRTKMCNRINTPEGCRFGDKCHFAHSEMELGKSPAPGYEDPRSLGPMGGSSRWRESLPHGMSVGSFGASATAKISINSSLAGPIIGKHGANSKQICRQTGVKLSIRDHETDPNQRNIELEGTFDQIKEASAMVQQLIRSIGASTGRPEKPVSSFGRGGQQNHYKKRMCENFPNGLCAYGEKCHFAHSASELRLAD